One window of the Suricata suricatta isolate VVHF042 chromosome 7, meerkat_22Aug2017_6uvM2_HiC, whole genome shotgun sequence genome contains the following:
- the NCOA7 gene encoding nuclear receptor coactivator 7 isoform X4: MRDRRLPLDIQIFYCARPDQEPFVKIITVEEAKRRKSTCSYYEDDEEVALPTLQPQSALLENMHIEQLARRLPARVQGYPWRLAYSTLEHGTSLKTLYRKSASLDSPVLLVIKDMDNQIFGAYATHPFKFSDHYYGTGETFLYTFSPNFKVFKWSGENSYFINGDISSLELGGGGGRFGLWLDADLYHGRSNSCSTFNNDILSKKEDFIVQDLEVWTFE, from the exons ATGCGAGACCGGAGGTTACCCTTGgacattcagattttctattgtGCGAGACCAGACCAAGAGCCTTTTGTGAAG ATCATCACTGTTGAGGAGGCGAAGCGCAGGAAGAGCACGTGCAGTTACTACGAAGACGATGAGGAGGTGGCCCTGCCAACCCTGCAGCCGCAGAGTGCGCTCCTGGAGAACATGCACATAGAGCAG CTGGCCCGACGCCTTCCAGCAAGGGTACAGGGGTATCCATGGAGACTTGCATATAGCACATTAGAGCATGGGACCAGTTTGAAAACTCTCTATCGGAAGTCAGCGTCGCTAGACAGTCCTGTCCTGTTGGTCATCAAAGATATGGATAATCAG ATTTTTGGAGCATATGCAACTCATCCTTTCAAGTTCAGTGACCACTATTACGGCACAGGTGAAACATTCCTGTATACGTTTAGCCCCAATTTCAAG GTCTTTAAGTGGAGTGGAGAAAACTCATACTTTATCAATGGAGACATAAGTTCTTTGGAACTTGGTGGTGGAGG GGGACGATTTGGTTTATGGCTAGATGCCGATTTATACCATGGACGAAGCAACTCctgcagcactttcaataatgaTATTCTTTCCAAAAAGGAAGACTTCATAGTTCAAGACCTCGAGGTGTGGACATTCGAGTGA